The following proteins are encoded in a genomic region of Flexivirga oryzae:
- the hpnH gene encoding adenosyl-hopene transferase HpnH, which produces MPHMPFRQSVRLGQYLAKQKLLRRDKFPLLVELEPLFACNLACVGCGKIQEPAATLKQRMPVEQAVAAIEECGAPMVSIAGGEPLMHPKIHEIVQQLLDRKKIVFLCTNALLMERHIDKFTPHRDFAWMVHVDGMKERHDASVSKEGGFEAAIAAIKLAQSRGFRVMTNTTVFNSDSPQDVIDVLDYLNDEIKVDNMQIAPGYAYWKAPDQEGFLGVEETRALFSKAFGQGRRKKWRLNHSPLFLDFLEGKVDYECTPWAIPSYSLKGWQRPCYLLDDGWVSTYQELIEDTDWEAFGRGKDERCANCMAHCGYEPTAVIATMGSLKETIRAAVA; this is translated from the coding sequence ATGCCACACATGCCGTTCCGCCAGTCCGTTCGCCTCGGGCAGTACCTCGCCAAGCAGAAGCTGCTCCGCCGCGACAAGTTCCCGCTGCTCGTCGAACTCGAGCCGCTGTTCGCCTGCAACCTCGCCTGCGTCGGGTGCGGCAAGATCCAGGAACCGGCCGCGACCCTCAAACAGCGCATGCCGGTCGAGCAGGCCGTCGCCGCCATCGAGGAATGCGGTGCACCGATGGTGTCGATCGCCGGGGGCGAACCCCTGATGCACCCGAAGATCCACGAGATCGTCCAACAGTTGCTGGACCGCAAGAAGATCGTCTTCCTCTGCACCAACGCGCTGCTGATGGAGCGGCACATCGACAAGTTCACGCCACACCGCGACTTCGCCTGGATGGTGCACGTCGACGGCATGAAGGAACGGCACGACGCATCGGTCAGCAAGGAAGGTGGCTTCGAGGCGGCCATCGCCGCGATCAAGCTGGCTCAGTCGCGCGGGTTCCGGGTGATGACGAACACCACTGTGTTCAACAGTGATTCACCCCAGGATGTCATCGACGTGCTCGACTACCTCAACGACGAGATCAAGGTCGACAACATGCAGATCGCGCCCGGGTACGCCTACTGGAAGGCGCCCGACCAGGAGGGCTTCCTCGGCGTGGAGGAGACCCGCGCGCTGTTCTCCAAGGCGTTCGGGCAGGGTCGCCGCAAGAAGTGGCGGCTGAACCACTCGCCGTTGTTCCTGGACTTCCTGGAGGGCAAGGTCGACTACGAGTGCACGCCGTGGGCGATCCCGTCATACAGCCTCAAGGGCTGGCAGCGTCCCTGCTACCTGCTCGACGACGGCTGGGTCTCGACCTACCAGGAGCTGATCGAGGACACCGACTGGGAGGCGTTCGGTCGCGGCAAGGACGAGAGGTGTGCCAACTGTATGGCGCACTGCGGCTACGAACCGACCGCCGTGATCGCGACGATGGGGTCCCTGAAGGAGACCATCCGGGCGGCGGTGGCGTGA
- a CDS encoding 1-deoxy-D-xylulose-5-phosphate synthase gives MSAPELLHHVTSPGDLKVLPGEALPELAAQIRRRLIDVVTRTGGHLGPNLGVVELTIAIHREFDAPRDAIVWDTGHQSYVHKILTGRDDRLEQLRTAGGITGYPSRAESSFDIVENSHASTALSYADGLSRGFEMTGRKRRVVAVVGDGSLTGGMAWEALNNIGASDRPVIVVLNDNGRSYDPTVGALARHLAELRAGTATSNLLESLGFGYIGVVDGHDFRALDKALKAARAHTGPVVVHVVTRKGCGYPPAEQDEADRMHTVSPAPAPAAVTDDTTCEPRTEAWTTVFGRELAAIGEERADIVALTAAMRLPTGLGAFGERFPHRLVDVGIAEQHAVTCAAGLATSGLHPVVAIYSTFLGRAFDQVLMDVGLHRLPVTFVLDRSGVTGPDGPSHHGMWDVSMLRGVPGIRIAAPRDSVRLRELLREALAHESGPTVLRYPKGRAPAPICVHTRIGTVDLLTPHQSCSQVLVVPSGPLATVAVEAARRLAGMGVSATVADPRWIHPLAPELMTLVADHQVVITLEDNAIGGGLGAALSMAAHRAGLATRVIPMGLPVEFVPVGERADLLARYGLDAEHVVDTVLATRWRRGTSRAAAVSLAST, from the coding sequence ATGTCCGCGCCGGAGCTGCTGCATCACGTCACCTCTCCCGGTGACCTGAAAGTCCTGCCGGGAGAGGCACTTCCCGAGCTTGCGGCACAGATCCGGCGCCGACTCATCGACGTGGTGACCCGCACCGGCGGCCACCTCGGCCCCAACCTTGGCGTCGTCGAGCTCACCATCGCCATCCACCGCGAGTTCGACGCGCCCAGGGACGCCATCGTGTGGGACACCGGGCACCAGAGCTACGTCCACAAGATCCTCACCGGGCGTGACGACCGGCTCGAGCAGCTGCGCACCGCGGGCGGCATCACCGGCTATCCCTCGCGGGCCGAGAGCAGCTTCGACATCGTCGAGAACTCCCACGCGTCAACGGCTCTGTCGTATGCCGACGGGCTGTCCCGCGGCTTCGAGATGACCGGCCGCAAGCGTCGCGTGGTCGCCGTCGTCGGCGACGGTTCACTGACCGGCGGGATGGCGTGGGAGGCACTGAACAACATCGGCGCGAGTGACCGCCCGGTGATCGTCGTCCTCAACGACAACGGCCGGTCCTACGACCCGACCGTCGGTGCTCTCGCCCGGCACCTGGCCGAGCTACGTGCCGGGACCGCGACATCGAACCTGCTGGAATCATTGGGCTTCGGCTACATCGGCGTCGTCGACGGACACGACTTCCGCGCACTGGACAAGGCGCTGAAGGCAGCCCGGGCCCACACCGGCCCGGTCGTGGTGCACGTCGTGACCCGCAAGGGATGCGGCTACCCACCGGCCGAGCAGGACGAGGCGGACCGGATGCACACCGTCAGCCCGGCGCCCGCGCCGGCCGCCGTCACCGACGACACGACCTGTGAACCGCGAACCGAAGCCTGGACAACGGTTTTCGGCCGGGAGCTCGCCGCGATCGGTGAGGAGCGTGCGGACATCGTCGCACTCACGGCGGCGATGCGGCTGCCGACCGGCCTCGGCGCCTTCGGCGAGCGCTTCCCGCACCGCCTGGTCGACGTCGGCATCGCCGAGCAGCACGCCGTGACATGCGCTGCCGGCCTGGCCACCTCTGGTCTGCACCCCGTCGTGGCGATCTACTCCACGTTCCTCGGTCGTGCCTTCGACCAGGTACTGATGGATGTCGGATTACACCGCCTCCCAGTGACTTTCGTGCTCGATCGGTCCGGCGTCACCGGGCCGGACGGGCCCTCGCACCACGGTATGTGGGACGTGTCGATGCTGCGGGGTGTCCCCGGCATCCGTATCGCCGCTCCGCGCGACAGCGTCCGGCTGCGCGAGCTGCTGCGCGAGGCGTTGGCCCACGAGTCCGGGCCGACGGTCCTGCGCTATCCGAAGGGCAGGGCCCCGGCACCTATCTGCGTGCACACCCGCATCGGGACCGTCGATCTGTTGACACCGCACCAGTCGTGCAGCCAGGTGCTCGTCGTGCCGAGCGGTCCCCTGGCGACCGTGGCTGTGGAGGCGGCCCGACGGCTCGCCGGGATGGGTGTCTCCGCCACGGTGGCCGACCCGCGCTGGATCCACCCGCTCGCACCGGAACTGATGACACTCGTCGCCGACCACCAGGTGGTGATCACGCTGGAGGACAACGCGATCGGCGGCGGGCTCGGGGCGGCACTGTCCATGGCGGCACACCGGGCGGGCCTCGCGACGCGCGTCATACCCATGGGGTTGCCGGTCGAGTTCGTCCCGGTCGGCGAGCGCGCCGACCTGCTGGCCCGCTACGGCCTCGACGCCGAGCACGTCGTCGACACGGTGCTCGCCACCCGGTGGCGCCGGGGCACCAGCAGGGCCGCGGCCGTCTCCCTCGCCAGCACCTGA